The Longimicrobiaceae bacterium genome has a segment encoding these proteins:
- a CDS encoding tetratricopeptide repeat protein produces MRISLRAAAVLALLACTSTVSAQAPAAPVSLPQQPVLPDTADANDWRSYYNAGVTLAQQPGTAARADDAFYWAGRLDPSRPEPLQGRWVTFWVRNQGLFFSSDPGVFRRPEVLANDSLRWRATLRNPFFSRDLDPLVYGRVAPFIRITPWLRSMLTFADGDYRGAAEMAGRALRSEQKQEMALREVRQLSFAAANQLDSARAETERMLALARARDEHERVKVYQGKELLAYELGLIDAAAGDLRGAREVLANALVENMAFYPAHTALGDVALATGDTATALSEYAQAVALAPDDPLVHFRYGGVLLLRTGRYADAAAQFRAASEAEPWWAEAYLNLGVALEASGDNDGALEAYRQFIAHAPRRMSESVARIRERIAALAPAGSAAPPSIR; encoded by the coding sequence ATGCGCATCTCCCTTCGCGCCGCCGCGGTTCTCGCCCTGCTCGCGTGCACGTCCACCGTCAGCGCGCAGGCGCCCGCCGCACCCGTGAGTCTGCCGCAGCAGCCGGTCTTGCCGGACACGGCGGATGCGAACGACTGGAGGTCGTACTACAACGCCGGAGTGACGCTCGCGCAGCAGCCGGGCACGGCGGCGCGGGCGGACGACGCGTTCTACTGGGCGGGCCGCCTGGACCCCAGCCGCCCCGAGCCGCTCCAGGGACGGTGGGTCACCTTCTGGGTACGCAACCAGGGCCTGTTCTTCAGCAGCGACCCTGGGGTGTTCCGTCGTCCCGAGGTGCTCGCGAACGATTCGCTCCGCTGGCGCGCCACGCTGCGCAACCCGTTCTTCTCTCGCGACCTGGACCCGCTCGTCTACGGGCGCGTAGCCCCGTTCATCCGGATTACGCCGTGGCTGCGGTCCATGCTCACGTTCGCGGACGGGGACTATCGTGGCGCAGCGGAGATGGCGGGCCGTGCGCTGCGCTCGGAGCAGAAGCAGGAAATGGCATTGCGCGAGGTGCGGCAGCTCTCGTTCGCCGCCGCCAACCAGCTGGACAGCGCCCGCGCCGAGACGGAACGCATGCTGGCCCTGGCGCGCGCTCGGGACGAGCATGAGCGGGTGAAGGTGTACCAGGGCAAGGAGCTGCTGGCGTACGAGCTGGGACTGATCGACGCGGCCGCCGGAGACCTGCGTGGAGCACGAGAGGTGCTGGCGAACGCCCTCGTCGAGAACATGGCGTTCTACCCGGCACACACGGCTCTTGGCGACGTTGCGCTCGCCACCGGCGACACGGCCACCGCGCTTTCCGAGTACGCCCAGGCCGTGGCCCTCGCGCCGGACGACCCGCTGGTGCACTTCCGATACGGCGGCGTCCTGCTGCTGCGGACGGGCAGATACGCCGACGCCGCCGCACAATTCCGCGCCGCCAGCGAGGCTGAGCCGTGGTGGGCCGAGGCGTACCTGAACCTGGGCGTCGCGCTCGAAGCATCGGGCGACAACGACGGCGCGCTGGAGGCGTACCGGCAGTTCATCGCGCACGCCCCGCGGCGGATGTCGGAAT